In Gammaproteobacteria bacterium, a single window of DNA contains:
- the cadA gene encoding cadmium-translocating P-type ATPase, giving the protein MMSSQTLSSQSSSSQNLTEQDCYHCGEPVTPALELTVEIDQQTRLMCCHGCQAVAQSIVDNGLVSYYRLRSEKGTQAKDLVPEQLSELYSYDIKELQQEFVDVHSDHNEITLTVENVSCAACAWLIERQLAQLPGLLQSNVNTTTSRLSVSWDDQQLKLSTILFEVAKVGYKAYPFQVDSAELHEVATANAYLRKMVIAGLATMQVMMFAMAVYFDVLGSLSVGFTNYFRWISLIIVTPVVCYCALPFYRNALSALAARRLNMDVPVSLAILLAFGASVIATINKSGEVYFESVSMFAFFLLLGRFIEQRAKKKASQTSSNLFKLIPSTALQLVDGQTQTVPARLLQPGDIILAKPGQVIAADGIIISGTSQTSEAILTGESMPVAKTVGDTVFASSENIESPLTIEVSCGASERLISQIIKLQEQAAQTKPKLASLADSLAQYVVLAILVLAGLTYIGWSLAGSDQAFWIALAVLVATCPCALSLATPSAYTCASATISRQAILLRSGDAFDALTQVNHVCFDKTGTLTTGEFTINAVDSALDQQHVLALCAALEANSQHPIATAFSEHFDQSYLATQCSAKSGGGISGTINGQNYLLGSAQYAGVKPIEQSDDHSVVIYLSCDGQLVASVRLSDQIRPQSKALIEYLTARGITTTLLTGDNSMHGDFVANVLKIDHLVKGQTPEQKLAYLSEQQQNGAIVAMFGDGVNDAPVLAGAHLSFAMGTGADIAKSSADIVLLHDDLAKVAIAIGLAHRVKRIIKQNFGWAIGYNLIAVPFAIVGLLPPYLAALGMSLSSVIVVTNSLRLLKGKK; this is encoded by the coding sequence ATGATGTCGTCTCAGACTCTGTCGTCGCAATCTAGTTCGTCACAAAATTTGACTGAACAAGATTGCTACCACTGCGGTGAGCCCGTAACGCCAGCACTTGAATTAACCGTCGAAATAGATCAACAAACACGCCTCATGTGTTGTCATGGCTGTCAAGCCGTGGCCCAGTCGATAGTTGATAACGGGTTAGTCAGTTACTACCGCTTACGCAGTGAAAAAGGCACTCAAGCCAAGGATCTGGTGCCAGAGCAACTGAGTGAACTTTATAGTTATGACATTAAGGAATTGCAGCAAGAGTTTGTTGATGTCCATAGTGATCATAACGAAATTACCTTAACGGTCGAAAATGTTAGCTGCGCCGCCTGTGCGTGGTTAATCGAGCGCCAGCTCGCTCAATTACCTGGACTGTTGCAAAGCAACGTCAATACCACCACTTCACGTTTAAGTGTCAGCTGGGACGATCAACAGTTAAAGCTGTCGACCATTCTATTTGAAGTGGCCAAAGTGGGTTATAAAGCTTACCCGTTTCAGGTTGACAGTGCCGAATTACACGAAGTAGCCACCGCGAATGCCTATTTAAGAAAAATGGTCATCGCTGGGCTCGCCACCATGCAAGTAATGATGTTTGCGATGGCCGTATATTTTGATGTGTTAGGCAGCTTAAGCGTCGGTTTTACCAATTATTTTCGTTGGATCAGCTTAATCATTGTTACACCCGTGGTCTGTTATTGCGCGCTCCCCTTTTATCGCAACGCGCTTAGTGCGCTAGCTGCCCGCCGGCTAAATATGGATGTGCCAGTATCATTGGCAATATTATTGGCTTTTGGCGCCAGTGTGATCGCGACAATCAACAAAAGCGGCGAAGTGTACTTTGAGTCCGTTTCAATGTTTGCATTTTTTCTACTGTTAGGGCGTTTTATTGAGCAACGCGCCAAGAAAAAAGCCTCACAAACCAGCAGTAATTTATTTAAATTAATTCCGAGCACTGCATTGCAGCTGGTCGACGGTCAAACACAAACCGTGCCTGCACGTTTGCTGCAGCCCGGTGATATCATTTTGGCCAAACCCGGACAAGTTATTGCCGCTGACGGGATCATTATTAGTGGCACCTCTCAAACTTCAGAAGCAATTCTCACGGGTGAATCGATGCCAGTGGCTAAAACTGTCGGCGATACCGTTTTTGCTAGCAGTGAAAATATTGAGAGTCCGTTAACCATCGAGGTTAGCTGCGGCGCTAGCGAACGCTTAATTTCACAGATTATCAAGCTGCAAGAGCAAGCAGCGCAAACCAAGCCTAAACTGGCTTCACTGGCCGACTCACTTGCCCAATATGTGGTGCTGGCGATCCTTGTATTAGCGGGTTTAACCTATATAGGCTGGTCTTTGGCCGGTTCTGATCAAGCATTTTGGATAGCATTAGCCGTGCTGGTTGCGACCTGCCCTTGTGCATTATCGTTAGCAACACCCTCGGCTTATACCTGCGCCTCAGCGACTATCAGCCGGCAGGCTATTTTGCTTCGCTCGGGCGATGCCTTTGATGCATTAACCCAGGTTAATCATGTCTGCTTTGATAAAACAGGTACCCTGACCACCGGCGAATTTACCATCAACGCAGTCGATTCAGCATTGGACCAACAGCACGTTTTAGCCCTATGTGCCGCCCTAGAGGCTAATTCGCAGCACCCTATTGCAACCGCTTTTAGCGAACATTTTGATCAGAGCTATCTGGCCACTCAATGTAGTGCGAAATCAGGTGGCGGCATCAGTGGCACCATTAATGGCCAAAACTACCTGCTTGGCAGTGCTCAATATGCCGGTGTTAAGCCCATCGAGCAGTCGGATGACCACAGCGTCGTTATTTACCTTAGCTGCGATGGCCAACTAGTCGCAAGCGTGCGCTTAAGCGACCAAATCCGCCCGCAAAGTAAAGCGTTAATCGAGTATTTAACGGCTCGTGGCATCACCACTACCCTGTTAACCGGCGACAATTCAATGCATGGTGATTTTGTGGCCAACGTGCTTAAAATCGACCATTTAGTTAAAGGCCAAACGCCCGAGCAAAAACTAGCCTACCTTAGCGAACAACAACAAAACGGCGCCATTGTCGCGATGTTTGGCGACGGGGTTAATGATGCGCCGGTGCTTGCTGGCGCGCACCTGTCATTTGCCATGGGCACCGGGGCCGATATTGCGAAATCAAGCGCTGATATTGTATTATTACACGATGATTTAGCCAAAGTCGCTATTGCGATTGGCCTAGCGCATCGGGTCAAACGTATTATTAAGCAAAATTTTGGTTGGGCAATTGGTTACAACTTAATTGCGGTGCCTTTTGCAATCGTTGGCCTGTTACCTCCTTATTTGGCAGCACTTGGCATGTCACTGAGTTCAGTGATAGTAGTCACTAACTCGCTTCGATTATTAAAAGGCAAAAAATGA
- the ccoS gene encoding cbb3-type cytochrome oxidase assembly protein CcoS, producing MNILLLLIPMALIIIAVAIWFFFWAIKSQQFDDLDRQGANILFDDDQPQRWPAKVTANVATKNSNDTSVNQSVKTNDTDHK from the coding sequence ATGAATATCTTGTTACTGTTAATCCCGATGGCCTTAATTATTATTGCAGTGGCAATTTGGTTTTTCTTTTGGGCGATAAAAAGTCAGCAGTTTGATGATCTTGACCGTCAAGGTGCCAATATTTTATTTGATGATGATCAACCGCAACGTTGGCCGGCTAAAGTGACGGCCAACGTTGCCACAAAAAATAGCAACGATACGTCGGTAAACCAGAGTGTGAAAACCAACGACACAGACCACAAGTAA
- a CDS encoding sulfite exporter TauE/SafE family protein codes for MAGYDFFAALVVGFLGGGHCLSMCGGIVGVFSANIPIHHRINLRFKLPYLLSYNCGRILSYCTAGALIGFSVQFFALKSHVILQLMQLAAGTMLVLLGLYIGRWFNGLTKVELIGKRGWQFISPWAKHFIPFKHPFAALPFGMIWGWLPCGLVYSTLTWAAASASPTAGALIMLGFGLGTLPAMLAIGVFSQQLASLLNHRLFRSVGALVIIIYGLKMIYSTALLI; via the coding sequence ATGGCTGGTTATGATTTTTTTGCCGCTCTGGTGGTCGGTTTCTTAGGCGGTGGTCATTGCTTAAGCATGTGTGGCGGTATTGTCGGGGTGTTCTCAGCAAACATCCCAATTCATCATCGCATTAACCTGCGATTTAAACTGCCCTATCTGTTAAGTTATAACTGCGGCCGAATTTTAAGTTATTGTACAGCAGGCGCTTTAATCGGTTTTAGCGTCCAATTTTTTGCCTTAAAATCACATGTTATCTTGCAGCTAATGCAATTAGCCGCAGGCACCATGTTAGTGTTGCTGGGGCTGTACATCGGACGCTGGTTTAATGGCCTGACTAAGGTTGAATTAATTGGTAAACGCGGCTGGCAGTTTATCTCGCCCTGGGCTAAACATTTTATTCCGTTTAAGCACCCTTTTGCCGCATTGCCTTTTGGCATGATTTGGGGTTGGTTACCCTGCGGCCTGGTTTACAGCACGCTGACTTGGGCTGCTGCCAGTGCTAGTCCAACCGCTGGGGCTTTGATTATGCTCGGGTTTGGTTTAGGTACCTTGCCAGCCATGTTAGCTATCGGGGTATTCTCGCAACAATTAGCCAGCCTACTTAATCACCGCCTATTTCGCAGCGTGGGTGCGCTCGTAATAATTATTTACGGCTTAAAGATGATCTATTCTACTGCACTACTGATTTAG
- the fnr gene encoding fumarate/nitrate reduction transcriptional regulator Fnr — protein MSSKPCHGTNSIHCQSCSMADLCIPFSLNDTEMGQLDNIIERKKPIQKGDLVCSAGQELQSLFAIRSGSFKSYTLSADGHEQVTSFNLSGDIIGFDSIGRKQHQSFSIALETSMICEIPYDTIDSLSGRMPRLRQQMMRLMSDEILNDQTMLLLLSKRSAEERLATFLHSLGQRQGERGFSSKEFRLTMTRGDIGNYLGLTVETISRLLGRFQKSDIISVQGKYITILDQLALEQASGSKASV, from the coding sequence ATGAGCTCAAAACCCTGCCACGGAACCAATTCAATTCATTGCCAAAGCTGTAGTATGGCGGATTTGTGCATTCCTTTTAGCCTCAATGATACGGAAATGGGTCAATTAGACAATATCATCGAGCGCAAAAAACCAATTCAAAAAGGTGATTTGGTCTGTAGTGCTGGCCAAGAATTGCAATCTCTATTTGCTATCCGTTCTGGCAGCTTTAAAAGCTATACCTTGTCAGCCGATGGTCATGAACAAGTTACTTCATTTAATTTATCCGGTGATATTATTGGCTTTGACAGCATAGGCCGCAAGCAGCATCAAAGCTTCTCGATTGCGCTAGAAACCTCAATGATTTGTGAAATCCCTTATGACACGATTGATTCATTATCGGGTCGGATGCCAAGATTACGCCAACAAATGATGCGCTTAATGAGTGATGAAATCCTCAATGACCAAACCATGTTGCTGTTATTAAGTAAACGTAGCGCCGAAGAGCGTTTAGCGACCTTTTTGCACAGTTTAGGCCAGCGTCAAGGTGAGCGAGGTTTTTCTTCTAAAGAATTCCGCTTAACCATGACCCGAGGCGACATTGGTAATTACCTTGGTTTAACCGTTGAAACGATTTCTCGTTTACTGGGTCGTTTTCAAAAGAGCGATATTATTTCAGTGCAAGGTAAATACATTACCATCTTAGATCAGCTGGCACTCGAACAAGCCAGCGGCAGTAAAGCGTCTGTCTAA
- the uspE gene encoding universal stress protein UspE, producing the protein MMEYKNILVVVDPTTEHQPSLDRAAYLARSYGAKISLILCIYDLSYEMTSMLSADEREAMRQGVIGQQQTWVDQLIEKYSDLTIESTVTWHNRPFEAIISHVFEHDVDLLVKSTHNHGKIKSVIFTPTDWHLLRKSPCDVLLVKEHAWPEGGIILTAVNAISEDEAHIDLNNKVIQHATDIAKVVSGNVKLVNGYPGTPVNIAIEIPEFNLNEYNSSVRKLHLEAMEKIALKFGLDKSNCITEEGLAEDVIPAIAQELDVELLIIGTIGRTGLSAAFIGNTAEHVIDQLHCDLLAVKPAGFISPLQP; encoded by the coding sequence ATGATGGAATATAAAAATATATTAGTCGTGGTCGACCCAACGACCGAACATCAACCCAGTCTTGACCGTGCCGCCTACCTAGCACGCAGTTACGGGGCAAAAATCTCTCTTATTTTATGTATTTACGATCTCTCGTACGAAATGACTTCTATGCTTTCCGCTGATGAACGAGAAGCAATGCGCCAAGGGGTTATCGGCCAGCAACAAACTTGGGTAGATCAATTAATTGAAAAGTATAGCGACCTAACAATTGAAAGTACTGTTACGTGGCACAACCGTCCATTTGAAGCGATTATTAGTCATGTTTTCGAGCATGATGTTGATCTTTTAGTTAAATCAACCCATAACCACGGCAAAATAAAGTCGGTGATATTCACGCCTACCGATTGGCACTTATTGCGAAAATCACCCTGTGACGTTTTATTGGTTAAGGAGCATGCTTGGCCCGAAGGTGGCATCATCTTGACCGCCGTTAACGCGATTAGTGAAGATGAAGCCCATATTGATCTTAATAATAAGGTGATTCAACATGCGACGGACATTGCAAAGGTAGTCTCGGGTAACGTAAAACTGGTTAATGGTTATCCTGGCACTCCGGTTAATATTGCAATAGAAATTCCAGAATTTAATCTCAATGAATACAACAGCTCAGTGCGTAAACTGCACCTTGAGGCCATGGAAAAAATCGCCCTAAAATTTGGCCTAGATAAAAGCAATTGCATTACCGAAGAAGGTTTAGCCGAAGATGTTATTCCAGCTATCGCGCAAGAGCTCGATGTTGAATTACTCATCATTGGCACTATCGGTCGTACTGGCCTGTCAGCAGCGTTTATCGGCAATACTGCTGAGCATGTTATCGACCAATTACACTGCGATTTATTGGCGGTTAAACCAGCAGGTTTTATATCACCGCTGCAACCATAA
- a CDS encoding BCCT family transporter, which yields MNDGKEKETETKYRIGQDNITPFGLDIHNPVFFISGISVVAFVLLSLMFKEQAAEFFGWLRPAITSTFDWFFLLSANIFVLFCVILVVTPLGKVRLGGKDAKPEFGYIGWFSMLFAAGMGIGLMFFGVSEPMSHFSSSMGGIALDATTGLRTDWAPLGAAIGDQEAARDLAMAATIFHWGLHPWAIYAVVGLALAFFTYNRKLPLTLRSAFYPLLGEKVWGFWGHVIDILAVFATLFGLTTSLGFGTTQALSGFNFLFGWGTGSFATVLLIAVITSIAICSVVRGLDGGVKLLSELNMGLALVLLTFIIVMGPTGDILNTIFSGGLSYVQSVIPLSMPFGREDANFSQGWTSFYWAWWISWSPFVGMFIARVSKGRTVREFILCVVLVPTLLGIVWMGAFGGTAISQVIADSSAPVASAAQELKLFVMVQDFPLSSLLSLIGIVLVLVFFITSSDSGSLVIDSITAGGKENAPVSQKVFWCSFEGIVAIVLLLVGGSEALGALQAMAVSTGLPFTVVLLALCVSLYMGLKSEISKE from the coding sequence ATGAATGATGGTAAAGAAAAAGAAACAGAAACAAAATACCGGATTGGACAAGATAATATTACCCCCTTTGGTTTAGATATTCACAACCCTGTGTTTTTTATCTCAGGGATATCAGTGGTCGCATTTGTCCTTTTATCGTTAATGTTTAAAGAGCAAGCCGCTGAGTTTTTTGGTTGGCTGCGACCTGCTATCACCAGCACTTTTGACTGGTTCTTTTTACTCTCCGCCAATATTTTCGTACTATTTTGTGTCATTTTGGTGGTAACACCACTGGGTAAGGTCCGCTTAGGTGGCAAGGATGCGAAGCCCGAATTTGGCTATATCGGCTGGTTCTCGATGTTGTTCGCCGCAGGCATGGGCATCGGCCTAATGTTTTTCGGCGTTTCAGAGCCAATGTCACATTTTAGCTCTTCAATGGGCGGAATTGCACTAGACGCGACCACAGGTCTTAGAACCGATTGGGCCCCACTTGGCGCAGCCATCGGCGACCAAGAGGCAGCACGAGATCTGGCAATGGCAGCGACAATTTTCCACTGGGGATTACACCCGTGGGCAATTTACGCGGTGGTTGGGCTGGCCCTGGCCTTTTTCACTTATAATCGTAAGTTGCCGCTGACGTTGCGTTCAGCATTTTATCCATTACTGGGAGAGAAAGTCTGGGGATTTTGGGGCCACGTAATAGATATTCTAGCCGTATTTGCAACCTTATTTGGCTTGACCACTTCCTTAGGGTTTGGCACCACTCAGGCGCTTTCTGGCTTTAACTTTTTGTTTGGCTGGGGCACGGGCTCATTTGCCACGGTGTTATTGATCGCTGTGATTACCTCTATTGCTATTTGCTCGGTGGTACGTGGTTTAGATGGTGGGGTTAAGCTGCTATCTGAACTCAATATGGGTCTGGCACTGGTATTACTTACTTTTATCATTGTGATGGGCCCGACTGGAGATATCCTCAATACTATTTTCAGCGGTGGCTTAAGCTATGTCCAATCAGTCATCCCGCTGTCGATGCCCTTTGGCCGAGAAGATGCTAACTTTTCTCAAGGCTGGACTTCATTTTACTGGGCTTGGTGGATTTCTTGGTCTCCATTTGTCGGAATGTTCATCGCTAGAGTATCAAAGGGTCGTACCGTGCGTGAATTTATCCTCTGTGTTGTATTAGTACCTACCCTATTAGGCATCGTTTGGATGGGCGCGTTTGGCGGCACCGCAATTTCACAAGTGATCGCAGACAGCAGCGCTCCGGTTGCAAGTGCAGCCCAAGAGTTGAAATTGTTCGTGATGGTCCAGGACTTTCCATTGTCGAGCTTACTTTCACTGATCGGCATAGTGTTAGTGTTGGTATTTTTTATCACGTCATCTGACTCTGGTTCACTGGTCATAGATTCTATTACTGCCGGTGGCAAAGAAAACGCACCTGTTTCTCAAAAAGTCTTTTGGTGCTCATTTGAAGGTATCGTAGCCATTGTCTTGCTGTTAGTCGGTGGCTCTGAAGCACTGGGCGCGTTACAGGCAATGGCCGTTTCCACTGGCTTGCCCTTTACTGTGGTACTGCTAGCGTTATGCGTTAGTTTGTATATGGGCTTAAAAAGCGAAATTAGTAAGGAATAG
- the ttcA gene encoding tRNA 2-thiocytidine(32) synthetase TtcA, which yields MDQQLSEQDKVKLKKIERKLTRNVGKAISDFAMIEDGDKVMVCLSGGKDSYAMLDILLTMKKRAPIHFDIIAVNLDQKQPGFPEHILPAYLESIGVEYLIVEEDTYSIVIDKIAPGKTTCSLCSRMRRGILYRTAKEIGATKIALGHHRDDMLETLFLNMFYGGKIKSMPAKLCSDNGEHIVIRPLAYCVEADLVTFSALKKFPIIPCNLCGSQDNLQRQAIKGMLQDWNSKFPGRLESMFTAMQNITPSHLADHKLHDFKNIATGTASSEGDQAFDQPEIKPAPTATDIEFIELS from the coding sequence ATGGACCAACAATTGTCTGAGCAAGATAAAGTCAAGCTAAAGAAAATAGAGCGTAAACTCACCCGCAACGTCGGCAAAGCCATTAGTGATTTTGCGATGATTGAAGATGGCGATAAAGTCATGGTCTGTTTATCAGGTGGCAAAGACAGCTATGCGATGCTTGATATCCTGTTAACCATGAAAAAACGCGCGCCAATCCACTTCGACATTATTGCGGTTAATTTAGACCAAAAACAACCGGGTTTTCCAGAGCATATCTTACCTGCTTACCTTGAATCTATCGGAGTGGAATACCTGATTGTCGAAGAAGATACGTATTCGATAGTTATCGATAAAATTGCGCCGGGCAAAACTACTTGCTCGTTATGCTCAAGAATGCGTCGTGGTATCTTATATCGCACTGCTAAAGAGATTGGCGCCACCAAAATTGCCTTAGGCCATCACCGTGATGACATGTTAGAAACCTTATTTCTAAATATGTTTTACGGCGGTAAAATTAAGTCGATGCCTGCAAAATTATGCAGTGATAATGGCGAGCACATTGTGATTAGGCCCCTCGCCTACTGTGTCGAAGCTGATTTAGTCACCTTTTCAGCGCTTAAAAAATTCCCGATCATTCCGTGTAATCTTTGTGGTTCTCAAGACAATTTACAGCGCCAAGCGATTAAAGGCATGTTGCAAGACTGGAACAGCAAATTCCCTGGCCGCTTAGAGTCAATGTTCACCGCGATGCAAAATATCACGCCGAGTCATTTAGCCGATCACAAATTGCATGACTTTAAAAATATCGCCACCGGCACGGCCAGCAGTGAAGGCGATCAAGCATTTGACCAGCCAGAGATTAAACCCGCACCTACGGCTACTGATATCGAGTTTATCGAACTTAGCTAA
- the ltrA gene encoding group II intron reverse transcriptase/maturase, protein MTIYYSLYSELLNLNKLYVGFNKVKRANGAAGIDGQSIGAFAENLAINLKQLQLELQTKQYRAQPVRRVEIPKDDGGVRLLGIPAVRDRIVQQALLNILQPLFDPDFHPSSYGHRPKRSCHDAISKATMFIREYQRQWVVDMDLSKCFDLLDHELIIKSVRRRVIDGSILKLISQFLKSGVMVGEQWEVSEKGSPQGGVISPLLANIYLDAFDQEMKKRNHRIVRYADDILILCSSEQAAMNALAKATQILEQDLKLTVNQKKTHIAHSVDGVKFLGVEIGSRYTRIQASKLKGFKQKVKQLTKRNGGINLEEVIKRLNPVVRGFVNYFSIANCQRKLKELAGWIRRRLRAIQLKLWKKPSRLHRRLKQLHHKPPFKFIKMNSWRNSNSPLSSFSMPNSWFITLGLFSPEDVVTGWLVSPIYLRN, encoded by the coding sequence ATGACGATTTATTACAGCTTGTATAGTGAGTTGCTTAATCTCAACAAGCTATATGTTGGATTTAACAAGGTAAAGCGCGCCAACGGAGCAGCCGGAATAGATGGGCAGTCCATAGGTGCGTTCGCCGAAAATCTAGCAATAAACCTGAAACAACTGCAACTTGAACTGCAAACCAAGCAATATCGAGCACAACCAGTTCGGCGGGTAGAAATACCTAAAGACGATGGTGGTGTCAGGTTGTTAGGTATCCCCGCAGTGAGAGACCGGATAGTTCAACAAGCATTACTGAACATTCTCCAGCCTCTCTTCGATCCAGATTTTCACCCATCGAGCTATGGGCACAGACCGAAACGAAGTTGTCATGACGCCATCAGTAAAGCGACGATGTTTATAAGAGAATATCAACGCCAATGGGTGGTCGATATGGATTTATCGAAGTGTTTTGACTTACTCGACCATGAGTTAATCATCAAGAGTGTCAGACGCCGGGTGATAGATGGCAGTATTTTGAAGCTGATTAGTCAGTTTTTGAAAAGCGGAGTCATGGTCGGTGAACAGTGGGAAGTGAGCGAAAAAGGGAGTCCGCAAGGTGGCGTGATTAGTCCCTTGTTGGCTAATATTTACCTTGATGCGTTCGATCAAGAGATGAAGAAGCGAAATCACCGAATAGTGAGATATGCTGATGATATTTTGATTTTATGCAGTAGCGAGCAAGCGGCAATGAATGCGTTGGCTAAAGCGACCCAAATACTAGAGCAAGACTTGAAGTTAACAGTCAATCAGAAGAAAACTCACATCGCACATAGTGTTGATGGTGTTAAATTCTTGGGGGTTGAAATAGGTAGCCGATATACTCGGATACAAGCCTCGAAGCTCAAAGGCTTTAAACAGAAAGTTAAGCAGTTAACCAAACGCAATGGTGGCATCAACTTGGAAGAGGTCATAAAACGACTAAATCCAGTAGTTCGTGGTTTTGTTAATTATTTTAGTATTGCGAATTGCCAGCGAAAGCTAAAAGAGCTAGCCGGATGGATAAGAAGACGATTACGGGCGATACAGCTGAAGCTGTGGAAAAAGCCGTCAAGGCTACATCGACGACTAAAGCAGTTGCATCATAAACCGCCATTTAAGTTCATCAAGATGAACTCATGGCGAAATTCAAATAGCCCGTTATCAAGTTTTTCAATGCCAAATAGCTGGTTTATAACGCTTGGTTTATTTTCGCCAGAAGACGTTGTAACAGGATGGCTTGTCTCACCAATCTATTTAAGAAATTAG